One window of the Populus nigra chromosome 4, ddPopNigr1.1, whole genome shotgun sequence genome contains the following:
- the LOC133690759 gene encoding protein GRAVITROPIC IN THE LIGHT 1-like — MTETMETATSTTPKQPQISEMFSKFALAFKTKTFEFFADETTAADETTDVDDGFSLLDSAEDFIPDQKVIILKPDQPLSQNQDFLPQKELTVKNSETQIKPLNTQLANTLISSVFSSVSSFEASYLQLQTAHVPFNEESIKVADKALVSALQRLSDLKQVYRDLCKNPDFGDDLPIGSCLEAQVDENQSKLRILGTVSNSLQAEIDQKDSEVSVLKKKLSEVHKFNSLSSKRLCSSLNLNSEVLLTVKVFDSVLNDACRTMHKFTKILVDLMTKARWDLDLAANSVHSDVDYVKRGHNRYAFLSYVSLVMFKGFNLEGFGLESEGEVSCNGLGLDSVKSNSSLKQLLEHVSSNPMELLSRNPTCEFSRFCEKKYQELMHPAMESSIFSNLDQNEVVLNSWRSLSMFYESFVNMSSSVWTLHKLAFSFDPVVDIFQVERGVDFSTVYMEDVTRRCTMPNKTRLKVGFTVVPGFKIGRTVIQSQVYLCA; from the coding sequence ATGACGGAAACTATGGAAACTGCAACCTCTACAACACCAAAACAACCCCAAATCTCTGAGATGTTTTCAAAATTTGCTCTTGCTTTCAAGACCAAAACTTTCGAATTCTTCGCCGACGAAACCACCGCCGCCGACGAAACCACCGACGTTGATGACGGTTTCTCTCTCCTTGATTCCGCTGAGGATTTTATCCCTGACCAGAAAGTCATAATCTTGAAGCCTGACCAACCCTTGAGTCAAAATCAAGACTTTTTGCCACAGAAAGAGTTGACAGTGAAAAATAGCGAGACCCAGATCAAGCCTTTAAACACCCAGTTAGCTAATACTTTGATTTCTTCAGTTTTTTCTTCAGTTTCTTCGTTTGAAGCTTCTTATTTGCAGTTACAAACCGCGCATGTGCCTTTTAATGAAGAGAGCATTAAAGTAGCTGATAAGGCTTTGGTTTCAGCTCTTCAGAGATTGTCTGATTTGAAGCAAGTTTATAGGGATTTGTGTAAGAATCCTGATTTTGGTGATGATTTGCCAATTGGGTCTTGTTTGGAAGCTCAAGTAGACGAGAATCAAAGCAAGCTGAGAATTTTGGGGACCGTTTCCAATAGTTTGCAAGCAGAGATTGATCAAAAAGATAGTGAAGTTTCggtcttgaagaagaaattgagtGAGGTACACAAGTTTAATTCTTTATCGTCTAAGAGGTTGTGCAgtagtttgaatttgaattctgAGGTTTTGTTGACTGTTAAGGTTTTTGATTCTGTGTTAAATGATGCTTGTAGAACAATGCATAAGTTTACTAAGATTTTGGTTGATTTGATGACAAAAGCTAGGTGGGATTTGGACTTGGCAGCGAATTCTGTTCATTCTGATGTTGATTATGTGAAAAGAGGGCATAATCGTTATGCATTTTTATCCTATGTTTCTTTGGTGATGTTTAAAGGTTTTAATTTAGAAGGGTTTGGTTTGGAGAGTGAGGGTGAAGTTTCATGTAACGGGCTTGGATTGGATTCAGTTAAGAGTAACAGTTCATTGAAGCAATTGCTTGAGCATGTATCTAGCAATCCTATGGAGTTGTTAAGTAGGAATCCTACTTGTGAATTTTCGAGGTTTTGCGAGAAGAAGTATCAAGAGCTTATGCATCCGGCAATGGAGTCGTCAATTTTCAGCAATTTGGATCAAAATGAAGTTGTGTTGAATTCGTGGAGGTCACTTAGTATGTTCTACGAGTCATTTGTTAACATGTCGAGTTCTGTATGGACACTTCATAAACTGGCATTTTCTTTTGATCCCGTGGTTGATATTTTTCAAGTGGAAAGAGGGGTTGATTTTTCAACGGTGTATATGGAAGACGTCACGAGGAGATGCACCATGCCTAATAAAACCAGGTTAAAGGTGGGGTTCACAGTGGTTCCAGGTTTTAAAATCGGAAGAACAGTAATCCAATCTCAGGTTTATTTATGTGCTTGA